A genome region from Microplitis demolitor isolate Queensland-Clemson2020A chromosome 1, iyMicDemo2.1a, whole genome shotgun sequence includes the following:
- the LOC103571238 gene encoding S-phase kinase-associated protein 2 isoform X1, which produces MEENTRLSDDYHEDSREYSPPNSKRVKLDDGCNNNLNSTLNSESKNGRRWSYRGDTSLVEPEVLVDLGVSMLDDDASSESLKKSSSQDGVISLSESSSECSRQPTENGSTALDDKDKIYGSSFEKIGLERLDQDPYHTEDPAVYSSTGNESGYSSRIDNEVFADKQNYSKNDSSNFSLNTSDADHYYLYRRKKKASIVGEDEFNKLSDEMVLMILKWLPKKCLVRSMLVCKRWCQIARDEALWTRLDLGSKVLAGGTLGHILPRGVQILRLAQAELHNPLFNPGSLVLCDDYFTKLQYLDLSMAVITADSLTELLNKCRLLKKLSLERCELNEPSCQAISKNTEITTLNLTMCEGIDLEAVKHLMKLKNLNALNISWCSLTSESVSSLCKLLPPSVTRLNLAGCRKTITDDDVKILTDSCPDLVELDLSDCTLLTIISVQSILNLTQLEHLSLSRCYSISPSSYLRLAFMPSLSFLDVFGLMSEPMFKNLQNNGSGTEINKFLYSSIARPTVGVRRTSIWGLRVRD; this is translated from the exons ATGGAGGAGAATACGAGGTTGAGTGACGATTATCACGAAGATTCCAGGGAATATTCGCCGCCTAACAG taaacgTGTGAAACTGGATGATGGGTGCAACAACAATTTGAACAGTACACTGAATAGCGAGTCAAAAAATGGAAGAAGATGGTCCTATCGCGGCGACACGAGTCTCGTGGAACCAGAAGTCCTGGTTGATCTGGGAGTTAGTATGCTGGACGACGATGCCAGTTCCGAGAGTTTAAAAAAGTCAAGCTCTCAGGACGGAGTAATATCACTGAGCGAAAGTAGTTCTGAGTGCAGTCGTCAACCCACGGAAAACGGTAGCACTGCGCTAGATGATAAGGACAAAATATATGGCTccagttttgaaaaaataggcTTAGAAAg GTTGGATCAAGATCCCTATCACACCGAGGATCCGGCGGTCTACAGTTCCACGGGTAACGAGTCTGGGTATTCGTCGCGCATCGACAATGAAGTCTTTGCAGACAAACAAAATTACAGCAAAAATGATTcgagtaatttttcattgaatacaAGTGATGCAGATCACTATTATCTGTAtaggcgaaaaaaaaaagcttctaTTGTAGGTGAAGatgagtttaataaattatctgatgAAATGGTACTGATGATACTAAAATGGCTACCAAAGAAATGTCTGGTACGTTCAATGTTGGTCTGCAAAAGATGGTGTCAGATAGCACGCGACGAGGCTCTGTGGACGCGGTTGGATTTGGGCAGTAAAGTCCTTGCTGGTGGTACTCTGGGACACATTTTACCACGTGGTGTACAAATACTCCGGCTTGCTCAAGCTGAACTGCATAATCCGTTATTTAATCCAGGTTCATTGGTACTCTGTGACGACTACTTCACTAAATTACAGTACTTGGATCTATCGATGGCTGTTATCACTGCTGATAGTCTTACGgagcttttaaataaatgtagattattgaaaaaattatcgctAGAAAGATGTGAGTTGAATGAACCGAGCTGTCAAGCTATTAGCAAAAATACTGAAATCACTACGCTTAATTTAACTATGTGTGAAGGAATTGATCTTGAAGCTGTTAaacatttgatgaaattaaaaaa TTTAAATGCGTTAAATATATCCTGGTGCTCACTAACTTCTGAATCAGTGTCTTCACTTTGCAAACTGTTACCTCCTTCTGTTACCAGACTGAATCTTGCCGGCTGTAGAAAAACAATAACTGATGAtg ATGTTAAAATACTAACAGACTCGTGTCCCGATTTAGTAGAGCTCGATTTAAGCGACTGCACATTACTCACAATAATATCCGTCCAAAGTATTTTGAACCTTACGCAGCTCGAACACTTATCATTGAGCCGCTGCTACAGTATTTCGCCTTCCTCATATTTAAGACTAGCATTTATGCCTTCGCTCAGTTTTCTCGATGTATTTGGCTTAATGTCAGAGCCgatgttcaaaaatttacaaaacaatGGCTCGGGTActgaaataaacaaatttttgtacAGCTCAATAGCGAGACCTACCGTGGGTGTGCGCAGAACCAGCATATGGGGTCTCCGTGTCAGAgattaa
- the LOC103571238 gene encoding S-phase kinase-associated protein 2 isoform X2, producing the protein MNPFDNSWWNSKRVKLDDGCNNNLNSTLNSESKNGRRWSYRGDTSLVEPEVLVDLGVSMLDDDASSESLKKSSSQDGVISLSESSSECSRQPTENGSTALDDKDKIYGSSFEKIGLERLDQDPYHTEDPAVYSSTGNESGYSSRIDNEVFADKQNYSKNDSSNFSLNTSDADHYYLYRRKKKASIVGEDEFNKLSDEMVLMILKWLPKKCLVRSMLVCKRWCQIARDEALWTRLDLGSKVLAGGTLGHILPRGVQILRLAQAELHNPLFNPGSLVLCDDYFTKLQYLDLSMAVITADSLTELLNKCRLLKKLSLERCELNEPSCQAISKNTEITTLNLTMCEGIDLEAVKHLMKLKNLNALNISWCSLTSESVSSLCKLLPPSVTRLNLAGCRKTITDDDVKILTDSCPDLVELDLSDCTLLTIISVQSILNLTQLEHLSLSRCYSISPSSYLRLAFMPSLSFLDVFGLMSEPMFKNLQNNGSGTEINKFLYSSIARPTVGVRRTSIWGLRVRD; encoded by the exons ATGAATCCATTTGACAATTCCTGGTGGAACAG taaacgTGTGAAACTGGATGATGGGTGCAACAACAATTTGAACAGTACACTGAATAGCGAGTCAAAAAATGGAAGAAGATGGTCCTATCGCGGCGACACGAGTCTCGTGGAACCAGAAGTCCTGGTTGATCTGGGAGTTAGTATGCTGGACGACGATGCCAGTTCCGAGAGTTTAAAAAAGTCAAGCTCTCAGGACGGAGTAATATCACTGAGCGAAAGTAGTTCTGAGTGCAGTCGTCAACCCACGGAAAACGGTAGCACTGCGCTAGATGATAAGGACAAAATATATGGCTccagttttgaaaaaataggcTTAGAAAg GTTGGATCAAGATCCCTATCACACCGAGGATCCGGCGGTCTACAGTTCCACGGGTAACGAGTCTGGGTATTCGTCGCGCATCGACAATGAAGTCTTTGCAGACAAACAAAATTACAGCAAAAATGATTcgagtaatttttcattgaatacaAGTGATGCAGATCACTATTATCTGTAtaggcgaaaaaaaaaagcttctaTTGTAGGTGAAGatgagtttaataaattatctgatgAAATGGTACTGATGATACTAAAATGGCTACCAAAGAAATGTCTGGTACGTTCAATGTTGGTCTGCAAAAGATGGTGTCAGATAGCACGCGACGAGGCTCTGTGGACGCGGTTGGATTTGGGCAGTAAAGTCCTTGCTGGTGGTACTCTGGGACACATTTTACCACGTGGTGTACAAATACTCCGGCTTGCTCAAGCTGAACTGCATAATCCGTTATTTAATCCAGGTTCATTGGTACTCTGTGACGACTACTTCACTAAATTACAGTACTTGGATCTATCGATGGCTGTTATCACTGCTGATAGTCTTACGgagcttttaaataaatgtagattattgaaaaaattatcgctAGAAAGATGTGAGTTGAATGAACCGAGCTGTCAAGCTATTAGCAAAAATACTGAAATCACTACGCTTAATTTAACTATGTGTGAAGGAATTGATCTTGAAGCTGTTAaacatttgatgaaattaaaaaa TTTAAATGCGTTAAATATATCCTGGTGCTCACTAACTTCTGAATCAGTGTCTTCACTTTGCAAACTGTTACCTCCTTCTGTTACCAGACTGAATCTTGCCGGCTGTAGAAAAACAATAACTGATGAtg ATGTTAAAATACTAACAGACTCGTGTCCCGATTTAGTAGAGCTCGATTTAAGCGACTGCACATTACTCACAATAATATCCGTCCAAAGTATTTTGAACCTTACGCAGCTCGAACACTTATCATTGAGCCGCTGCTACAGTATTTCGCCTTCCTCATATTTAAGACTAGCATTTATGCCTTCGCTCAGTTTTCTCGATGTATTTGGCTTAATGTCAGAGCCgatgttcaaaaatttacaaaacaatGGCTCGGGTActgaaataaacaaatttttgtacAGCTCAATAGCGAGACCTACCGTGGGTGTGCGCAGAACCAGCATATGGGGTCTCCGTGTCAGAgattaa
- the LOC103571237 gene encoding ATPase family AAA domain-containing protein 3A homolog, whose product MSWLLGSYRNQQQPQDFSQYAAAGAGAGAGAGGDEPPKKSGGASGMDAYRFDSSALERAAQAAKELEKSPYAKDALELTKQQEISKQQEFLNSIKQNEAAIEQLKIEQKRVDGEERRKTIAEETRQHQARAQYQDSLARKRYEDQLSQQQRMNDENLRRQEESVAKQEAMRKATIEHEMELRHKNEMRKLEAELKAKAKVDRENQDLNLEKIRLKASEHRVTVLESIKTAGSVIGTGVTTLLQDWDKIVAAVGGLSLLAFGVYTAKGSTGVAARYIEARLGKPSLVRETSRFSALDAVRHPVQLVKKLREKQSDALSGVVLAPKLEERLRDIAIATKNTKHNRGMYRNILMHGPPGTGKTMFAKKLAQHSGMDYAILTGGDLAPLGRDGVTAIHKVFDWASTTRKGLLLFIDEADAFLRKRSSEHISEDLRAMLNAFLYRTGEQSSKFMLVLASNTPEQFDWAVNDRLDEMVEFQLPGREERERLIRLYFDKFVLQPATEGKRRLKVAQFDYGSLCCEMADLTEGMSGRELAKLGVAWQAAAYASDDGVLTEQMVIEKCKDAVKQHKQKVQWQSEQERQESKSIYTNTDDTDDKKKPLLAIEPAPTNEKS is encoded by the exons ATGTCGTGGCTTCTTGGTAGTTATCGTAATCAGCAACAGCCTCAAGATTTTTCTCAGTATGCTGCTGCAGGAGCTGGAGCTGGAGCTGGTGCCGGTGGTGATGAACCACCAAAAAAATCAGGAGGTGCTTCTGGAATGGACGCTTATAGATTTGACTCGAGTGCACTGGAACGAGCCGCTCAGGCTGCCAAAGAACTTGAGAAATCac cttatgCTAAAGATGCGCTTGAGCTGACAAAGCAACAGGAGATTTCTAAGCAGCAGGAGTTTCTTAATAGCATAAAGCAGAATGAGGCTGCTATCGAGCAACTGAAGATTGAGCAGAAGAGAGTCGATGGagaagaaagaagaaaaacaaTTGCTGAAGAAACTAGACAGCATCAGGCACGTGCTCAGTATCAGGATTCTCTGGCGAGAAAGAGGTATGAAGATCAATTGTCACAGCAGCAGAGAATGAATGATGAGAATTTGCGGAGACAGGAGGAGTCTGTAGCTAAGCAGGAAGCCATGAGAAAGGCCACCATTGAACATGAAATGGAGTTGAGGCATAAGAATGAAATGAGAAAACTTGAAGCTGAGTTGAAGGCAAAAGCTAAAGTTGACAGAGAAAATCAGGATcttaatttggaaaaaattagaCTAAAGGCCTCTGAGCACCGAGTCACTGTTTTGGAATCAATTAA aaccGCGGGATCTGTAATAGGAACGGGAGTAACAACTTTGCTTCAAGATTGGGACAAAATAGTGGCAGCAGTTGGTGGTCTATCTCTTCTAGCATTTGGAGTTTATACAGCGAAAGGATCAACGGGCGTAGCAGCGCGATACATTGAAGCACGTCTGGGCAAACCGTCATTAGTACGTGAAACTTCACGTTTCTCAGCACTGGATGCTGTCCGTCACCCAGttcaattagttaaaaagCTGCGTGAGAAACAATCAGACGCTCTTTCAGGAGTTGTACTCGCACCAAAGCTCGAAGAAAGACTGCGTGACATTGCAATAGCaactaaaaatacaaaacataATCGGGGAatgtatagaaatattttgatGCACGGTCCACCGGGCACCGGTAAAACAATGTTTGCTAAAAAACTTGCCCAGCATTCGGGTATGGACTACGCAATTTTAACTGGTGGTGATTTAGCGCCTCTGGGACGTGACGGAGTTACGGCTATTCACAAAGTATTCGATTGGGCTTCGACGACACGCAAGGGTCTGCTCCTGTTCATCGACGAAGCTGACgcatttttaagaaaaagatCCAGTGAACACATTTCTGAAGATCTTCGTGCTATGCTCAATGCATTTTTATACAGAACTGGAGAACAAAGTAGTAAATTTATGCTCGTCCTGGCTTCAAACACACCCGAGCAGTTTGATTGGGCCGTTAATGATCGTCTTGACGAAATGGTTGAGTTCCAACTGCCTGGACGCGAAGAGCGTGAGCGTCTGATACGTCTTTACTTTGATAAATTTGTGCTCCAGCCCGCGACTGAAGGCAAGCGAAGACTCAAAGTCGCGCAGTTCGACTACGGATCATTGTGTTGTGAAATGGCTGATCTTACTGAAGGTATGTCAGGAAGAGAGCTGGCTAAGCTTGGAGTCGCTTGGCAAGCTGCCGCTTATGCTTCCGATGACGGTGTTCTTACCGAGCAGATGGTAATTGAAAAATGCAAGGACGCGGTCAAGCAGCACAAGCAGAAGGTCCAATGGCAGAGCGAACAGGAGAGACAGGAATCAAAATCAATTTACACGAATACTGATGATACAGATGATAAAAAGAAGCCATTGCTAGCCATTGAACCGGCTCCGACAAACGAAAAGTCTTAA
- the LOC103571235 gene encoding methylenetetrahydrofolate reductase (NADPH), whose product MIRTDKTVTSIYKLINYSHMSLIKNNLNKLIKEKWDEKKIFYSFELISGHENIHRFVTDLREYSPLFYALTCHKKFNLNNLNDSLSEMDDNFLLHVTARGKFKNDVRKILDKALELGITSVFALRGDEITDGDFPYAVNLVKFIKENYKNKFSVAVAGYPDRHSESVSKETEFFYLKEKINAGADFIITQIVFDSESFINFVEDCKNYGINVPIIAGVLPISNYPSLIKLMSTCKCTLPQSVRKALEKIKDDDSVVQQYGVELIIKIVIDIISSGSCGFHFFTFNQSSSVIKILNKLTVLKK is encoded by the exons ATGATTCGGACTGATAAAACTGTAACGTCGATTTATaagctaattaattattcacatatgtcattaattaaaaataatttaaataaattaataaaagaaaaatgggatgaaaaaaaaattttttatagctttgaattaatttctggtcatgaaaatattcacag attTGTCACGGATTTACGAGAGTACTCTCCATTATTTTACGCACTGActtgtcataaaaaatttaatctcaaTAATTTGAATGACAGTTTATCAGAAATGGAtgataattttcttttgcATGTGACAGCAagaggaaaatttaaaaatgatgtcagaaaaatattagataaagCACTAGAACTTGGTATCACCAGTGTTTTTGCTCTTCGCGGAG ATGAGATTACTGATGGCGATTTTCCGTATGCTGtaaatttggttaaatttataaaagaaaattataaaaataaatttagtgtaGCAGTCGCTGGATATCCAGATAGACATTCAGAGTCAGTCTCCAAAGAGACGGAATTTTTTTacctgaaagaaaaaattaacgcAGGAGCTGATTTTATCATCACGCAAATTGTTTTTGACTCggaaagttttataaattttgtagaaGACTGTAAAAATTACGGTATTAATGTTCCGATAATTGCTGGAGTACTACCAATTAGTAATTATCCttctctaattaaattaatgagtaCCTGCAAGTGTACACTTCCTCAGTCAGTTCGCAAAGccctagaaaaaataaaagatgatGATTCAGTTGTGCAACAATATGGCgttgaattaataatcaaaatagtAATTGATATAATTTCCAGTGGATCTTGCGGATTTCACTTCTTTACATTTAATCA aTCTTcatcagtgataaaaattttaaataaattaactgtactgaaaaaataa